CTATCTGCCAATTGAGGATtccaggtatgagccaccatacctggcaagcACACAGAAAATGTTCAACAAATGTTAGATATTGATACTATTAcatgttgtggaatagaataattttttgactatgtaaagatgtgttgcatgggctggagagatggctcagaggttaagaacaccgactgctcttccagaggtcctgagttcaattcccagcaaccacatggtggctcacagccatccgttatgacacctggtgccttcttctggtgtgcagatatatatgggaGTAGAAtgctgtatacacaataaataaataaattcaaaaaagatgtgttgcatttatttgtgtaACAGAATAATTAttcaactatgtaaagatgtgttgcttttgtttatgcttcatttgtttgaCTATGTAGAGATGTGTtgttgtttcactttgcctgcctaaggcacctgaagggtctaataaaaagctgaacggccaatagctaggcagaggagggatggcAGGCCTAGcgagaagagagaaaaggtgtGCTAGCCAGggcccagacagacagacacagcaaGTAAGCAGGATGGACAGCATCTAGATGAGGTAACTGAgtctcagggcagcacatagattaatagaaatgggttaatttaagtttaagaaaaaaaaaaaaaaacaactagctagaaacaagcctaaactaaggccaagcgTTCATaataatgtctccatgtcatgatttgggggctggcagtccaagaaaaCCTGCTACAATCACAATTATTACCACTAATTTTTTCCTGTGAACCCTCCCTGCAACCTTATGAGATCACTAGCATGCCCAACCCACAGTGTGGAAAATAAAGGCTCAGAGAGACTCTACACACAGCACTGTTCCAAGTACTGCACAGTTCTTAACTTTAGGTCTTTCTTGTACTGCACTGTCCCTGCCTGTGTCTTGGGGAACCAAGGTGACACAGAGGAGTTGAATAACTTCCCCACTGTTCTGGAAATATGTGTtcttgccaggtatggtggtgcgttcctttaatcccaacacttgggaggcagaggcaagatctatgtgagtttgaagccagcctggtctacagagctaattccagtacaaccggggctacacagaaaaacccaatctcaaaaaataaacaaaaaagccaggcaatggtggtgcatgcctttagtcccagcactcggaaggcagaggcaggtggatctcagtgagttcaaggccagcttgatctacaaagggagttccaggacagccagggctatgcagagaaaccttgtctcaaaaagaaaaaaaaaaaaaaaagtagtcttcTGACCCCCAAGGAAATAATATGGTTCCAGCAACCAGCAATCAGTTATTTTAGGGGCTAGGGGATCATACACCCCAGAGGCATCTTACCTTACCCCCCCCCACTCTGgctttggtgggggggggggcagcaaggGAAAGCCTAAGCTGAAACCTAGAAGTCCTTTTCTGTCAGGATCAAAGCTCTCTGAACAGCTCATCTAGAAAGATGTGGGGAGAGCTTCAAAAGATGAAGGAGCATTCGACTTCCCCAGAAATCTAAAACCTACATATTTACCTCTTGAGTAGAAGCTACCCTAGCTGTCTCCAGGAACCAACAGGTCTTGTCTCTGCTCCCTGGGGGACAACGGCCAACACACTGCCTTTCTCAGAGCACTGATTGACAGGCTCCAGACCAAGAGGGGATGTGACCTGCTTGATTCTGAGAGACAGAAGGTCTGGGAGTTAAAGCAGTCTGGGACTAACACCCCTCTGATCCTGCCTTCTGCTGTTCCGTATCTTCTGAGTCTGTTTTGTAAGTTGTAGAGCATTGAGACCACTCCGAAAACGTGGGGAGGTTATTTTCACCATTTAGTTTATTTCACTGCAGCATTCAACTTCCGTGGCATTTCCGGGGGAGCTTTGGaagtattttcttcctttatcacATAATCACTCCAAGAAATAGGCCAAGCTTTAGGGCAGACAAGTGGCACCTGGGGATGTTGAGTGGCCTCTAGGGAGCCATAGGAGACACAGATAGGGTTCTCATCTGTGTTTCAACATTTACTAGTAGTGTTGCTCCCAGCATGACTTCTGAAACTATGTTTACCACTGTAAGCTGGGGAAAATTACGTAATGCCTTTTGAGGTTACCAGGGAAATTAAGTGAGACTATGTGTGCTAAATGCTTACCAAAATGCTTAGAAaaaagcactcgggaggcagaggcgggtgaatctctggagttcgaggccagcctggtctacagagcgagtgccagggtaggctccaaaattatacagagaaaccctgctcaaaaaaaaccaaaaaagaaaagaatagtgaGATTCGAAAATGGAAGCTAATAATAAAACTAATCCAAAGAGACTGCAACTACAGTAGAACCTTAATGcatctttttcaaataaaataggcTCCCCGAAAATTGTTCTGAAGTTACGAATATGCAGAGAGCTAATAGAGCCCATCCACTAAAGCATCACTTATGCCTTTTAGGGCTCCACTTAAAACTGCCATCAGGGTGATACTTCCAGTTCTGTGACAGCAAGAATGACATTTCTCCAGTCCGTGTCTCTTGCCTCACTATGGCATCGTATCAAAGGGCTAACACTTCCTGAGACCTGTATCAGGTGAACATCCCAGTCAGGCATCTCTATGTCTGAGCTCCCCTTTCACCACCAGGAAAGTGAGTGTGAGGGTCCCATTGTTCCTCAGAggcatcatacacatacaattacTCCCTCAGGCATTTTCTGCAGCCCCCAAGTTTCAGTTAAAAGCAAAGACCACCCTATCCAACAAAGGCTTAATATATGTAGCCAGAAGACATACAGCAAAGTGTGATGGTACAcagctggaatcccagcacttgaggtcagggcagaaggatcaggagttcaaggtcatcttcaactacaaAGCAAATTTGAGACCCTATCTTACAAAAcctaattaattaaataaataaataatgtgttttaCTACTACACAAGCCTGaaacttgagttcaatctctggaatcCATGGTGGCAGAAGAGCATCAACTCCCAAATGCTATCCAGTGGCCTctatacacacaaaatcacaagcacaaacacacacatccatgcacaataataaataaaatttcatccaggtgttggtggctcacgcctttaatcccggcactccagtggcagaggcaggtgaatctctgtgagtataaggccagcctggtctatagagagagttccagaacagccagggctacacagagaaaccctgtcttgaaaaaccaaattaaaaaaatgaacaaaatcaaatatacatatgtatacttCTATAATTCTGGGACAAGTACTCTTTGTCATTTTCTATAAAGGCTTCTCAAGGCTATGTCTGTGTCAAGCCCTATGCTTTGTATTGACCAGAGAAGGTCTAGATCTGGTTTCTGCTCTCAAGAAGTTCTCAGACTTTAGAAAAAGTAAACagaagccaggcagttgtggcacacacctttaatcccagcacttagaagacaaaggcaggtggatctctgtgagttccaggccagcctggtctacagagcgagtaccaggagaggctccaaaaccacacagagaaaccctgtctcggggaaaagaaaaaaaaacataaaaagaaaaagtaaacagaCACATCACATTATAAGAAACCATGGTAGCTACATGGAGGGACATCTTGGGGGGAAACTAAGGAAAATCCACTTTgcccagaaaagaaaagcagcagggAAGGGCAGGATGAGaacagaaatcaaacaaacaaatgcatgaTGCCCTAGGTTCAACCATGGCTTTAAAAGAAGACAGGAGCTGGACTGGTGAGCTATTGACCCTAAACCAAGTGCTCTTGACTGTCCCACCTCTGAACACATCTTCCCTTGTGTAAGTGGGGCTACTCTCCCCTCAAGGAAACTGTTGAAAAGCATAGAAGTGACACTTATAGAGGACCACAGCCCAAGAAAGCTGAAATTACTTAGAAAAGGTGACTTtctgaaaatgatttatttatccatgtgcattggtatgttgcctgcatggatgtctgtgtgagggtgtcagatcccctggaacaggagttataggtagttttgaactgccatgtgggtgctgggaactgaacctgggtcctctggaagagctgccagtgatcttaacctctgagccatctctccaggatgAAAAGATGACTTCATGTGTTAAAAGACAGGCTCGGCAAATGGAACAGAACAGAAGAGAACCCAAGCAGAGTAAGTGTTGAATTATAATCCAAAAGCCAGCAAGACTGAAGAGCAGCTGAAGAAGTTAACACAAGCTTTTGAAGGTCAAGCCAAGGAGCTTGGACTTGATTCTGAGGAGTCTTAGGGGATCACAGGAGTGGCAGAGGGCACCCTGTAAACTTAATCCTCACTTTAAGTGTTAAGAACTTTGCCAgccctggtggcacacaccttgatcAGAGTagttgggatgcagaggcaggcagatctctgagtttgaggccagcctggtctccagagttctaAAACAGCCAGGGCAACCTACCTAATAGTATGGGGGGCGGGCACTTAAACCAGATGTGGTAGAATACACCTGCAATTCaattccagcagtcaggagacTGAGTAAggggaccagaagttcaagactgGCCTGGGTTACATGGCAAGACCTTATGTAAAATGGACAAATCATTAATTGTGATTAGGCAGTGCCCTTGGTACAATCCCCAGCACTAAACAACTCCCTGCCGCCCCCTCCCCCGAAAAAAATCACAAGAGCTACAAATAAGTAGCTCTGCTAACTAGCAGTAATTAGTAGTATGGTCTACATTGGTAAATGGGGAAGGACTCTTAAACATGGTCTCAAAGATTTCAAGTCTTAGAGAAGAGTATTTGCAAAGACTTGAAAAGACAACTGAGAGAAACTGTGAGGCCAGTGTGGCTGGAGCTTGAAGAAAAGGGTAAGCAGGTATCGTGGTATAAAACAAGACTGGACAGATACAAGATGGACCAGTAGAACCTCCCAGGCATGTTGAAAGCAGATCAGGAATTTGAGTATGGAGCAGGCTCCAATGTCATCCCAATAAGAGCCAGGAGTATGAGGTGATTAGCTGTCCACTCAAGTCTCCCTACAGTTTAGTTTCCTCCCCTAACAGCTGCTGTCATCACACCACAAGATATTTAACTCCTGGGCTTTTGGTAAGGTTTCAAGAGGCCCTAGCCCTTCCAGCCCAACCTATCATACCCCAGGTCCCCCAGATGTAAGGTTGAGAAATAATGaaggaaatatttaataaatgggCCTGAAACTAAGGCCAAGACAGTCTCTTTTACATCTCGTTTCTTCTATGAAATTTAGGGGGCTTAGTGTTCTAGCTGTTACAATTCTAATATTCTGTGGCATGTGAGAGGGTCTTAAGATCGGAAAAAATGAGATCTTGGGTTTCTAGATTTCCAAGATTCTAAGCCTCTATACTTCAGTAAActcagaataaacaaaaacaggctGCTGTTCAGCACCTGCTGGTTTATACAAGCGATAACTCCTGGGCCTCTCAACATCTCCCAAACAGCTAGAGAATAGCAATTTAGCTCCACCCTCCATCCCCCTACCCCCTATCCATCTCCACCAATCTCGGCCCGCTGCCTTGCCAAAAGCCAAGACTGAAAGTCTTTGGGGCGGGAACCAAAACTTGCAAGCTGGGGAAAGAGCAGAGCTGTAACTGAAAGAGGGTGGGGTGTCTCGGCCCGCCCATCCGCCTAAACTGCTGACTTCCTGGTCTCAGCGGGCCTCCGCTAGGGTAGCAGGCCTCCGAGGCTGCGAACCCCAGAACCATGGGGCGGGATGCCATCCTGGACGCTCTTGAAAACTTGACAGCAGACGAACTCAAAAAGTTCAAGATGAAGCTGCTGTCAGTGCCACTGCGCGAGGGCTATGGACGCATCCCACGGGGGACCCTGTTGCCGATGGACGCCATGGACCTCACTGACAAGCTTGTCAGCTTCTACCTGGAGGCTTATGGCATGGAGCTCACAATGACGGTCCTTAGAGAGATGGGCATGCAGGAGCTGGCTGAGCAGCTGCAAACGGTCATTCAGAAAGGTGAGTGTGGCTACACCCTGTTTGTCTACCCTCAACTTCCTGCACCCCACCAGAGGCCTGTGTCTTTGGCTCTTAATTTTCTGTTCCTAccttacaaaaaaaaaggaaagaaagaaagaaagaaagaaagaaagaaagaaagaaagaaagaaaggaaagaaaggaaagaaagggaaggaaggagagagagagagagagagagagagagagagagagagaaagaaagaaagaaagaaagaaagaaagaaagaaagaaagaaagaagaaaagaaaccctcCCTTTGTAACCTTGAACTTAGCACCCTGGGTGGAGGGGGAGTCAGCTCCAGACAAACTGTTGATAATGGAAAAGAACCACCTGACATTTCTTCACAGAGTCAAAAGCTGTGGCAACTGCAACCAGTGTCCCTTCTCAAAGGGCAGCAGAAACAGGTGaggcctccccaccccaccacaccctTGCACAGCCTTCCTATTGTCCCACGGCCAGAGCCAAGACTAACCCTACTACCTACTACCCACACATTTTGGGGAGGGAGTGTAGCTCACGTGTGTAGTCATGGTGGGTGGCCTTCTTTGATTCCCCCCATCCCTAAAACTATATTTAATAACATTTGAATCCACGCTCAGCATTGTTCTCACTTCTGCCCTCAGCACATTTCATTGACCGGCATCGGCAAGCACTCATTGCCAGGGTCACAGACATCGAAGGCCTGCTGGATGCCCTGTATGGCTGTGTGCTGACTGATGACCAGTACCAGGCAGTTCGAGCAGAGACCACCAATCCAAACAAGATGAGGAAGCTCTTCGGCTTCTCTCCAGCTTGGGACCTGACCTGCAAGGACTTGTTCCTCAAGGCCCTGAAGGAAAAGCTGCCCTACTTGGTGGCTGACCTGGAGCGGAGCTAAGGTATTTTCTCCAGCCACAACCCCTACCCATCTAGCTCCTAACTTTgtatacacaatttaaaaaaaaaaaaagtttgtactTTGTTTTCTCTACTTCCTTGGATGTTTGTGCCTAGCTAAGCTACATTTCTAAAAGCCAAATGGGCTAAGGGAAGATCACCCGTACCTACCATGCACAAACCCCTGGACTCAATCTCCAACACCAAAACTCGACAAAGTTCTGATTTCACTGTTCTAGTGTGTAAGACTTATCAGATGATTCCTGGCTCCCCATTTGGGGGCTTTTTCTGTATTATCCCAAGGGACTACTCAGGAGAACACACTAAACAAATCTATCCAGATCAAGTTAAAACGGGAATGTGTGGGGATATGTACAATGGGGCTTAGAATCTGGAGGGGCAGCTCTGCCAGAGACATCTAAAAACAAACCAGCCCATATAAGATTCTCTATGTGCTCTACCTTTTCCATAATTATACTATTTTcacaggagaggcagaggtaCCAGCAGGTTACCAAGGAGGCCCAGAATGTCAACCACCTACCAACTTTACTCTACCAGACTTAGTCTAAACTCTTAGCTGCAACAGGCCTCTAATTGGTCCTCCCTGCTTCTAGTCTACCTCCAAAGGCCTgagtaaccaaaaaaaaaaagtcataggaACAGACAGATGATCTTATCATGCCTGAACTTGCAGCCAAGACCCTGTCTTCACACTTTTGCACACATGCCCCATAGCCACTATTTCTCACACCAGACACTACGTGCACACTTGGTGTACAGCTCAGGAAACCCTTGAAACCTACCTGTCCCAGCCTGCTCAAAGGATCACCTGCTAGctcagaaaacacttcccagTGTCTCTGTGGCAAAGCAAGTCATCGCCACGGTGTATTTTCACAAATGACCCTAATAGACTGGCCTGTCATTAAAAGACAAACTTTTTTTCCaatccctgtttttttgttttttaattttcagttaaacttgctaggcatggtggcacatgcctttgatcccagcactacccaagccagcctggtctacaatgttccaggccagccagggatacagggaTATTAAGAGCCTGACTGGGAAAATAAAACCCCACAGGAGACCAGGCGTTGgttgcatatgcctttaatcccagcactccagagacagaggcaggcgaatctctgtgagttcaaggccagcctgggctacaacagTTAGTTCAAGGGAcaaactccaaagccacagagaaaccctgtctcgaaaaaaaataaaagaaaaaagaaactccaaAAGAATCTAATGGTTTCCATCAGAAAGGACGATAAACAACACTTTTATAAAGAGtagctacagagctggggatggaactctaCTGTGGAAGACTTACCTACCATGCCTGAACTCTAGGTTTGTCTCGTCTCCCCCCAAGCCCCAGTAATGGGAACACCTGTTAATCCCAGCGCTGTGGAAACAGAGACATGAGATTACGAGATGGGAGGCAGCGATGGCATGGCCCGGAAGCTCACAGACCAGCTAGCTAGTATGCAGCACGGCAGCAGAAACGGAGACTCCCAACCTCAGCAAGGCAAAAACTGAGAACCAATTCCCAAGTTTGTCCTCAGATCCGTGttcacatacacatttttttttccaatttctttaaaaagaataagctcttggggctggagagatgtctcagcagtcagTAGTGACTGTTCTTCAGAAGACCAAGGTTCAATTTAGGCTGAGTCTGTTAAGGCctgttccagggaatttgatgccctcttctggccttggtaggtactgcatgcacatggtacacagacatacagtaGGTACAAAGCATccataataataatgaaaaaaccgggcggtggtggcacatgcctttaatcccagtactcgggaggcagaggcaggcggatctctgtgagttcgtgaccagcctagtctacaagagctagttccaggacagcctccaaagccacagagaaaccctgtctcgaaataccaaataaataaataaataaataaataaataataatgaaaaaaattaaagcttggTCATGGCTCCTGATACTACCAAAGGTCAAACAGATGCCCAGGGTGTAGGCCCACAATCTGTGGCCGCACCCAAGGCCATGCCACTACTGGGGCCACACTGATCTGAGTGGCCCACACTGttacctggggccatggtgtcatACAGGCCAGAGCTGCTGCccaccacagccagggtctgtgttgatgtctgtggttccCGGTAACAGTGAAGACCATGCTGATGCCAGGGGTCGGCCATCACCTGGGGGCCATGTGGTCTGAAGGTCACTCTGCTGTAGGGGCCATGCCAATGTGAGTGGCCTATGCTGCTACCTGGGGTCATGCTGACATCCAAGCCCAGGCTACTTACTGCTGgggaccatgtctgggttcatggtcctatcacagctggggtctgtgatgCCACCAAAAGTCACATCCTGGGGCCATGCTGGTGTCCAAGAGCTGTTCCACTTGCTTGGACCATTCCAATCTAAGTTGCCTGCACTGTCACCTGGGGCCA
The DNA window shown above is from Cricetulus griseus strain 17A/GY chromosome 3, alternate assembly CriGri-PICRH-1.0, whole genome shotgun sequence and carries:
- the LOC100757158 gene encoding apoptosis-associated speck-like protein containing a CARD isoform X2; the encoded protein is MGRDAILDALENLTADELKKFKMKLLSVPLREGYGRIPRGTLLPMDAMDLTDKLVSFYLEAYGMELTMTVLREMGMQELAEQLQTVIQKAHFIDRHRQALIARVTDIEGLLDALYGCVLTDDQYQAVRAETTNPNKMRKLFGFSPAWDLTCKDLFLKALKEKLPYLVADLERS
- the LOC100757158 gene encoding apoptosis-associated speck-like protein containing a CARD isoform X1, whose product is MGRDAILDALENLTADELKKFKMKLLSVPLREGYGRIPRGTLLPMDAMDLTDKLVSFYLEAYGMELTMTVLREMGMQELAEQLQTVIQKESKAVATATSVPSQRAAETAHFIDRHRQALIARVTDIEGLLDALYGCVLTDDQYQAVRAETTNPNKMRKLFGFSPAWDLTCKDLFLKALKEKLPYLVADLERS